GATCCGGGCGAAGGCGCGCAGGCCAAACGGCGGACCCAGGCGGTGATCATCGACCATTTGATGCCGCCGCTGACCCGGGCCGAAACCTACGGTCCGTTGCGTGATCTGGAGCTGCTGGCCGACGAGTATTACGACGCCCAATTGCTTGATCCGCGTCGTGCCCGCGAGTTGCAGCGCAGTATTCTCAAACTGGTGCGTGACGCCCATATCGACCGCGAGCTGCAACTGGACGAAAACCTCGACAGCGATGCCGATGCAGCGATTTGGCTGCCCCGGCTGGACACCTATTTATGCGACCTCAAGGAGTCGCAAATCCGCGACGGGCTGCATATCTTCGGTGAGTCGCCAGCCGGGCGTCTGCGTATCGATACCTTGCTGGCGTTGTTGCGCATCCCCCGTGGCGATGGTCGTGGCGCGCAATCGAGCGTGCTGCGGGCGCTGTCCAAAGCCTTTGAGCTGGGCTTCGACCCGCTGGACTGCGCGCTGGCCGAACCCTGGACGGCGCGCCAGCCTGCCGAATTGCGAGCGGTCAGTGATGAGCGCTGGCGCACGGCGGGGGATGCCCGCGAACGTCTGGAACTGTACGCCGCGCAACTGATCGAACAGGCCCTGGAGGGCCGCCTGCAGTTGCCGGATACCGCGCAATGGGCTGAGGTGCGGGCCATTTTCGACGCGCTGCTGGATACGGTGGCACCGCGTCTGGATGCCTGCGGCCCGGCCGAGATGCAAGGCCTGCTCGATGCCCTCGGCGGGCGCTTTGTGCCGGCTGGGCCCAGTGGTGCGCCGAGTCGCGGCCGTCTGGACGTGCTGCCGACCGGGCGCAACTTTTTTTCCGTGGATGTGCGCAACCTGCCGACCACCACGGCCTGGCGGATTGGTTTTCAGTCGGCCAACCTGATCCTCGAGCGTCATTTGCAGGACCACGGCGACCATTTGCGGCAGCTGGGGTTGTCGGTGTGGGGCACGGCCACCATGCGCACGGGCGGTGATGATATCGCCCAGGCCATGGCCTTGATGGGCGTGCGCCCGGTGTGGGCCACTGGCAGTCAGCGGGTCGATGACTTTGAAATCCTGCCGGTCAGCCTGCTGGACCGCCCGCGGGTGGACGTGACCTTGCGCGTGTCGGGGTTCTTCCGCGATGCGTTTGCCAACCTGATCCGTCTGTTCGATGCTGCTGTGCAGGCGGTGGCGGCGCTGGACGAACCGGACGACCTCAACCCGCTGGCAGCCAGGGTGCGCAGTGAACGTGAACAGCTGGAGCGTGACGGGCTGGCACCGGAACTGGCGGCACGCCAGGCAGGTTGGCGGGTGTTCGGCGCCAAGCCCGGGGCTTATGGCGCCGGCGTGCAGAACGCGATTGATGGCCGCCTGTGGCAAAGCCGCGATGACCTGGCCGAGGTGTATCTGAACTGGGGCGGCTATGCCTATGGCGGCGCCGATGAAGGCACCGCCGCACGCGGCCAGTTTGCCCGGCGGTTGAGCCAGGTGCAGGCGGTGGTGCAAAACCAGGACAATCGCGAGCACGACCTGCTCGATTCCAATGACTACTATCAGTTCCAAGGCGGCATGCTGGCTGCGGTTGAGAGCTTGAGCGGGCAGGCCGCGGCCAGTTATCACGGCGACCACAGCCAGCCAGACCTGCCAAAAATCCGCAGTCTCAAGGAAGAGCTGAACCGGGTGATTCGTTCCCGTGCCGCGAATCCGAAGTGGATCGACGGGGTCAAGCGTCATGGCTACAAGGGCGCGTTCGAAATGGCTGCGACCCTGGATAACCTGTTCGCGTTTGACGCCACCACGCATTTGATTGACGACCACCAGTACGCGTTGCTGGCGGATGCCTACCTGCTGGACCCTGACACCCGTGAGTTTGTGCAGCAGCACAACCCCCATGCCCTGCGCGACATGACCGAACGCCTGCTGGAAGCCCAGCAGCGCGGGCTTTGGGGTGAGCCTGGCGAGTACCGCGAGGCACTGGAAAACCTGTTGCTGGATATAGAAGAAGAGTAAAAAGCGACCCTCACCCTAGCCCTCTCCCAGTGGGAGAGGGGACTGATTGGGGGATGTTAAGGATTTTCGCATCACCACACATCGGCTCCCTCTGGGAGAGGGCTGGGGTGAGGGCTTTATTGAAGTCGATCAACATTCTACGAATTGGAACCCGAAAACATGACTGACACCCCGCATTTCCCGTTATCGGCGGTGGTCGGCGCGCAGGCCTTGAAACTGGCGCTGTGCCTGACGGCCATCGACCCGAAAATCGGCGGCGTGCTGATCGAAGGCCCGCGCGGCATGGCCAAGTCGACCCTGGCCCGGGGCCTCGCGGACCTGCTGGCCAGCGGTCAATTTGTCACCTTGCCCCTGGGCGCCACTGAAGAGCGGCTGGTGGGTACCCTCGATCTGGATGCGGCGCTGGGGCAGGGCAAGGCGCAGTTTTCGCCCGGTGTGCTGGCCAAGGCCGACGGCGGCGTGCTGTATGTCGATGAAGTGAATTTGCTGGCCGACCATCTGGTGGATGTACTGCTGGATGTGGCAGCGAGCGGCACCAACGTGGTCGAGCGCGATGGTATCTCCCATCGTCACGCCGCGCGCTTCGTGCTGATTGGCACCATGAACCCCGAAGAAGGTGAATTGCGCCCGCAGTTGCTCGACCGTTTTGGCCTGAACGTCGCCATGAGCGGTCAGCCGCCACCGGCCGAGCGTGGAGAAATCATTCGCCGTCGGCTGGACTTCGATGCCGACCCTCAAGGTTTCTGTGCGCACTGGGCCCCGCAGCAGGACGCCTTGCGCGAACGCTGCCAGCAGGCACGTGAATTGTTGCACGGCATCGCCCTTGATGATCAGGCCCTGACCGTGATCACCGAGCGCTGCTTTGCCGCGGCAGTGGACGGCATGCGCGCCGATCTGGTGTGGTTGCGGGCGGCGCGGGCCCATGCGGCATGGCGCGGGGCAACGGCGATCAGTCTGGACGATATCGATGCGGTGGCCGAGTTCGCCTTGCGCCATCGTCGCCGCGAATCCACCGGCCAGGCACCTACGCCCGAGCCGCCGCAATCACCGCCGCAATCGAGCAGCGCATCACCCCGGTCCGGCCAGGGCCAGTGGGGCGAGTTACCGGCCCAGCCCCAGGCATCCGGCGCTCGCCGTGAAGTGCCGAGCTGGCCAAAAAAGCCTTAGGCATTCGCCCTCGACCGGCAGAGGGGGCGGATGCCAGACCCCAGGCAGGCCAGCTCAGTACGGGCAAGCAGGGCACCTGTCGCAGTGCCGACAACGGGGCGGTTGATTGGGTGAAGACCTTGCTCGGCGGGCGCCCGCGTCAGCGTGCCGATCTGGCATTTAAAACCCGGCAAAGCAGCGCACAGGAACTGTGGCTTGTGGTGGTGGATGCGTCCGCCTCGACCCGTCGCCATCAGGCGCTGAGCGATGCCAAGGGCGTGTTGGCCCAGCTGTTTGAGGATGCTTATCGCCAGCGTGCCCGGGTGGCCGTGATGACGGCCAGCGGGCATGCGCCGCAGTGGCAGGTCAGTGGCTCGAAGGCGTCGAAAGCCCTGGATGAATGGTTACAGGGTTTGGGTGCAGGAGGCGGTACGCCGTTGCTGGAAGCGTTGCGCGAGGTGGCGAGGTGGCTCGATGGTCGGCGCAAGCAATTTCCACAGGAACAGCAGCGCTTTTTGTTGCTGACCGATGGTCGTTTGAAGGAGTGGCCGGCCTTGCCCGCGATTGACTGCCCGGGGCTGCTGATCGATATCGAGAGAGGCCCGATTCGTCTGGGCCGATCCCGTCAGATGGCGCTGGAGCTCAATGCAGAATACCTGCATATCGACGGGTTGAATCTGGTGTAGAGGCTGAAAGCAAAATGGGGGAGCGAGGCCCGATCCCCCACGTCAGCTGTAAAGCTGATTAAGCCGGCATTACCCAAGGCTGCAGCGCGTAGCCTTCGCTGCTCAGCTCGGCCCGGGCTTGTGCCAGCAGGCTTTCGAGTTGGGCGGCATCTGCGCAGGCGCTGCGCGGGATCTGTTTGCGGCCGATACGGGTACTGGTGCGGTCGATAACGGTCAGGCTCAATTCGCCGTGGCCGTCCTGTGCAGCCCAGGCAACGCATTGAAAAGGTTCAAAGGCGTGGCCGGCAATCAAAAGAGCTTCGTTGAAACGGAGCGGGGCGTTCATAGGGTCGTCTCTCTGGTGTGCCCATCAAGTGATTAACCGTCGGCTGGGCTTACCGTTCGGTTGGTTACTTGTACTGATGACTTCTGACCGGCATCAGGTCACACACTTTCGTCACTTTTTTAAAAGTATTTTCACCCGACTGATCCAGATCAATTTTTGACGTGCCTGCAAACTTTGCCCCCATTCATTTGGGTGCGCACAGTTTAATTGGCTATTAACGTTATAAAGAAACGATCCTGAACGCGCCCACAGTCTTGCTAAGGTTACGCTTGAGTCGAACAAGGGACTGTTTCTATTGCTTTTTTATTTATTTGGCGCCAAGGAACAGTCATGCTCACGATGTCATCTGCGCGACGTCTGCTGGTCGTGGAACCCTGTGAAGATTGCCATGAGTTGCTCCCCGGGCTGCGAACGCTGGGCTGGGCCGTAGACAGTTGCAGCCTGGCAACTGTTGTTGATCGAGCTTGCGACGTAGGGCTGTTCAGGTTGCAGCCTGCTCATCTTGAGCGCCCCGAAGCAGTGAAAGACATGATCAGCCGCAGCGGTACCGAGTGGATTGCGGTGCTGACCCCGGATGTCCTGAAACTGAGGAATGTGGGGGATTTTGTCTGCGAGTGGTTTTTTGATTTTCATACCTTGCCCTTCGATGTTTCCCGGGTACAAGTCACGCTCGGCAGGGCCTTCGGCATGGCGCGACTGCGTGGCCGGGTGGTCACCCACGCCGACAGGCGGGTAGATGAGCTGCTGGGTGAAAGCACGAGCATGCGCAACATGCGCAAAATCCTCGGCAAGTTCGCGCCCACCCAGTCACCTATCCTGATCCGGGGTGAAAGCGGTACCGGCAAAGAGCTGGTCGCCCGTACCCTGCATCGCCAGTCCTTGCGCAGCACCATGCCCTTTGTCGCGATCAATTGCGGCGCCATCCCGGAGAACCTGATCCAGTCAGAACTGTTTGGTCATGAGAAAGGCGCCTTCACGGGCGCCCATCAGCGCAAGATCGGACGTATCGAGGCGGCCCATGGTGGCACGCTGTTCCTGGATGAAATCGGCGACCTGCCGCTGGAACTGCAAGCCAATCTGCTGCGCTTTTTGCAGGAAAAACACATAGAAAGGGTCGGCGGCAGCCAGCCCATTCCTGTCGATGTGCGGGTGCTGGCGGCCACCCATGTGGACCTCGAGGCCGCGATTGTGAGCGGGCGTTTTCGCGAAGACCTGTACTACCGGCTCAACGTTCTGCAAGTGATCACGGACCCCTTGCGTGAGCGTCATGGTGATCTGGCCATGCTGGCCAACCATTTTGCCAATTACTACAGTCTGGAAACCGGTCGCCGCCCCCGCACTTTCAGTAATGACGCCCTGATTGCCATGGTTAATCACGCCTGGCCCGGCAATGTACGCGAGCTGGCCAACCGTGTGCGCCGGGGGCTGGTTCTGGCGGAAGGGCGCCAGATCGAGGCCCATGACCTGGGGCTGGAGTCGCGCCCGGCCTTTGCGGGCACCATGGGTACCCTGGAAGAGTACAAGGACCGGGCGGAGCGTCAGGCGTTGAGCGAGGTGCTGGACAGGCACGGCGATAATCTGAGCCTGGCCGCCAAGGTGCTGGGGGTTTCGCGCCCGACGTTTTACCGGTTGCTGCACAAGCATCACATCCGCTAGCCCCATCCAGAAAAACAAAAGGCCCGCAGTGCTTGAGCGCTGCGGGCCTTTTACTTTTATCGGTTTTTTTAGAAGTAGTACGGGAATTTCAGGCTGAAGGTAAAGTCCGGCGCATCTTCCGTCAGGCCAATCGACAGGTTTGGCACAATGGTCAGGTTGTCGGTGGCAGCAACTGTCATGCCGACGTTGAAGTAACCCGCGTTGGCATCACTGGTAGTAACTGTTTGCCAGTCCCCGCCGTCCTGCTTGAGCTTGCTCTTTTTCTGAATCAGGTCAGACACCGAGAACGACATACTCATTTTCTCGTTGAGCGCAAACGCCACACCTGCGCCAATCTGGAAGCTGTCACCCAGTTTGACCTTGCCCGGCTGTTTCAGGTTGTTGGTTGAGCTGATATCGCTAAACGACTCTTCGAGGTTGTGGGTGTACGACAGGGTTCCGAACAGTACGGCCGGGTCGAAGGTTTTAACCACGGAGACGGCGGGGCTGATCGACCACACGCCATTACCGGTCGGCAGGTCTTCAGGGGTGAAGACGTTGGTGTTATCAACCGATTGAACCAGTTTGATCCCGAACGGGTCTTTGCCGGTAGGGGCCTTGACCCGTACGCTGAAGACCGCATCAGGTGTATTTACCGATTCGTCGAGGAACTTGTAAGCCACGCCAAAGTTGACGTCGCCAATGGTCGGGTCGCGGGTGACGGTTTGTTCTGAAGTGGCTTGAGCATCACCGCCGTTGGCACCACCGGACTGGTAAGTCGACTCGCGATAGATCACGGGTACGTTCACGTCGAACTGCCAGCGGTTATCCAGGTTGTAGCGGCCGGTCAGGTCCAGAGTCCAGTTGTCTGCCTTGATGCGATCAAGGTTGAGGTTGCCCAGGAAAATCGAGTCAAGGGCCAGGAAGCCATTGAGTATCAGCTGACGTGTGTCATAGCGCGAATACGTGATGCCGGTTTCGAGGCTGAACTTGCCACCGCCGAAAAATCCGCTGGCCTCATCGTAAAGGTTGACCACGCTCTGGGCGGGTGCTGAGTCATCCTTCAAGGACTGCCCGTAAGAGCTGCCGCCTGCAGCGCTTGCAGCGCCACCTGCTGCGCCACCGCTGGCTGCGATGACTCCCTGGTTGCCTTTCATGTCGGCCGGAGATTTGGCCAGACGCCTGGGGGCTGGTGCTGCCGGTTGGTCTTCAACTTGACGAACCCGTTGTTCAAGCACAGCCAAGGCTTTTTGTTGTTGGTCGTAACGTTGGCGAAGCTCCAGTAGTTCTTTTTTCAGTAGCTCTACATCACCATCAGGCGCTGCATAAAGCAGGGCTGACGGTAGAAGAGTGCTCATACATACGACTGCGCGAAAAGTTAACGTTCGATGCATGAAATAGGCCGCCCAGAATAGATCGAGTTGTAAGACGTTAGCCTAGTTCAATATCCCATGTTGCGAAGACCTTTTAACGGACTAAGGTTGCAATCGAGCGCCCCTGAACTTGGCATGTTGTTGCGCAACACGACATTAAGCTGGGTGAGGTTATTCACCGAGTTGCCTCCACCCAACAGTGTTGTGCTCTGTAACACGCCACCTTGAGCGATTTGTTGCAATGAACTGCCCTGATTGTTATTGGCCTGGATTGCCACCTGGACACCACCGCCCGTAGCGGAAACGGTCAGATTGCCTGCTGCGCTTGTTTGTGTGATGGGGGTATTGGCGCTCAGCAAGACGCCTTGCTGGTTCACCACTGGGGCCTGGTTGGCCTCGCTGACATTGATGTCGACGTTGTTGTAGGCCGTGTTGTTGTCGCCAGCAGCCCGCACGCTCTGGGTTACGCCCTGGCCGGTGGTCAGCCCTGTGCCACCTGTCACCGAGCCGGTGCCTGCAGAGACCGGTGCGCCACTGCCGGCGGAGCTGTAAGTAGAGACATAGAACCGGGGTTCGACGGTATTTTGCATGGTCATGGTCGTCGAAGCGCCCACAATCCCGCCGTTACTGCTGGTCCATGTACTGTTCATCACAATGCCAAAACTGATGATCCGGCCCGGCATGACAAAGCGTCCGCGTAACTGAGACATTTCCGAGTCTTTCAATTCGACCGGTTTAAAGGTCGAGGCCGCGTGGGCGGGGAGGCTGCCCGCAAGGCATGCGGCAATCAGCCAATAGTGAGTTTTCATGTGTTGCTCCAGGAGCGTCTGGCCCCGTCGCCATGATTGGCACACCTAAAAAAAGTCGCTTTGGATAAACCCGAAGTCCATCAGCTCTGCATCTTTGACCGGGCTGAAGCTGTCCAGCTGGTTTTTTGCCGTTAGCGGAGCAGGGGGCGTCAGTAGCGCGTTGGTTTTGTCGTAGCCGGGGCCGATGACAGCAAACACGATGCCATTCCAGCCCTTGAGGAAATCTTCATGGGAATAACGCTTGTGGCCCAGCACCGGATCGCCGATGTAGACCCAGTCTTTCTGGGTGCGTTGCAGGACGACAAAGTGCTTGTAGCCACGTATGTCCAGCAGCACCACAACAGGAATGTTTACACTTTCAAGGCTCTGGGCCGGGATCCTGTAGCCCCGTGCGCGCATGCCGATGCTTTCGACGTAACGCTTCATGTCGAGCATGGAAAAGCCTTGGGTGCGTACCAGGTCCTGATCTGCGTTTTGCAGCATCCCCTTGATAATCTGGTCTTCGTCGACATCCAGCCAGTAGGCCTGGCGCAGTACGGTGGCAAGCGCCGCGGCACCACAACTGAAATCGGTTTTTTGTTCAACGATGTCTGTGAAACGGCGCTCACGGATGCTCTGCACCTGCTTGAACACCAGATTGCCGCCAGGCATGGCAGCGATTGGCATCTGTGCCGCCTGGGACATACCGGCCAGGCAGAGCATTAAGGAGAGGGCAGCAATACGCATGATGAATACGCCTTGGGGTAGAGAAAGGGTCTCGTAAACGAGACCCTCCTTTAGCTGTCGCGATTACATGCAGACTTTGCAGCCAGCAGCGATGGACAGAGAGTTGCTTTGTTGGTTGCCCACACCCGCTGCGATGTTGGCACCACCATTACCCGACATGCCATTGAACGAATGGTCCATGGTGGCGTTGTTCACAACAGGGGTATTGTTGTGGTGCGAGCTTTGGCCCCAGGTATTGACGTTGCTCAGATACGACGCACCGGCTTCGTTGATCACCGACAGGTTGTTCGAGGTTTGGTTGGCGGTTGCGCCCGCGCCTGCAATACGGCCATTGGATACGGCGATGGCCAGGTTGTTTTTCTGTTGGTTGAAGTCACCAGCAGCCACGTTTATGCCCACATTGCCTGAGCTGCCATTGCCTGAACTTTCCAGCTTGGCGTTATTTTGTGTGCCGTAGTTGTGGTCGTTGTTATGACTGTTGGTCTGGGTTGCGCTGGTCAGTGATGCGGCGGTACCAAAGACGAACGTTTCGTCAGCGGTTGCGATTGCAACGGCGTTGTCTTGTTGGTTGCCCGAGCCGGCTGCGGCGTTGACACCCATGTTACCTTCAGCCCCTTTGACGGAGTCTTTTACGGTAGCGGTGTTTTTGATCGCTTTGTTGGTCACTTTGTTGTTGTGACTGTTTTGCACGTCAATCACAACAGCTGCAGCCCCCGCATTAGGGTCCATTGTGTAAGACGGTGGAGGTGGTGGGCCATCGTTGTGAGCATATGCGGCTACGGACAGAAGTGCGGCCATAGCAAAAGCCAGAGGTTTCAGAGCGCTTGACGGTTTCATGATGTTTCTCCGTGCTTCAATAGTGAGTTAAGTGTTGGCACTTTCTAATTGCACTACGTTGCTCTCGGGTCAGTCAGCAACCCGTATGTTGAGGGTGTTAGCCATGCGGTTCCCCACCCCTGCACTCTGGTTCAACTGCACCACCCCGCGGCTGCCGGTGAAGGCCTGGTCGCCTGTCACGACCTGGCGGCTGCCGCTGGTGGGGGGTGCAGTGCCCGAGTCTGGTATCAGCGCCACGTTCTGCTGTGACAGGACGCTGTCGTCTATGCCTTGAGGCTGGGCACTGATGCCTATCCGCACTGCATTGACCATTTGGTTGTTGGCACCGGCCGACTGGTTGATCCCGATCACGCCGGTGCCATTACTGAATGAGTTGCCGAGAATTGCTGCCTTGGCATTGAGCGAAGGATCGGCAGGGGTATTGATTTTTTGGGTGACGGAGGTTGAGGCGTGTGCCGAGGTGCCGAGGGCAACCGCCCGGACGTTGACTTGCTGCTGCTGATCGCCGGCCGCCTGGTTGATCGTGACGTTGCCATGAAAATCAGCACCGGAATTGTTGATCTCGGCGTTGTTATCGGAGGCAGCCATTACGTTGACACTGGCAAGCAATGCGGCAATCAGTACGGGCAGTCGGCGGGCAGTCATGTTATTTCCCCTGGCTCAACACTGAGAGTGGGCGCATGCCCTGTTCGATGCTGTTGCCTATCGTGTTGGATATAGTGCCGCCACTGCCGCCGCCATGGCCGTTGGTCATGCCTGGCAGGCCGTTGCTGTTGTTGAGCCCGGGCAATGAATTGGCGTGGGGGATGATGATGCGGTTGATCGAAGCACCGGTGCTCACACCGGCAAAGTCACCATCAGTGAGCTCACCGGTTACACCTATCACTTGTGCGGAAGGGTTGGCATTGACGGTGCGCGGATCAGGGTCGGGATGCATGGGCGGGTTGCCCACCGCATAGGGTTGAACCGTACGTGTCACCACGATCTCGCCATTAGGAGCGGCCTGGACGACGCTGCACAAACCCATCAAGGCGCTCAAGCTACAAACTGTCAGCAAATAATGGTTACCGCGATAGAGGTGACGCATGTTCGTGCTCCCTTTATTCGACGCTGGCCCTAGTCAGCGTATTAAGGAGAGAGCAGAAGCTGTGCCACTTCTTGTTTAACCTTTAAAAACAACAGCTGTTGCAACAGTGTCGTTGTGTGCACCGACAAGTGTGTCTCAAACGTGAGACGCACACACACCCGCTTGAATAAGCCTACGGTCAGGCGGGCACACTGTTTTAATGCTTTATCGGGGCGTGTTTCACGGGCTTTACACTAAACCGGAAAAGGCGTGACCTCAGTGTTTTAGCGGCTTTGGCGCCGAGTGACTGTTTCAGTAATGGACAACTTCAGGGTGCTGAAACCTTTAACTTGCAGGGCGAAAAGTTCAAGGTTTCAAGTGCCATTACTAAAAGACTAATACTTTGTTTATAAGTTTCTTGCGGGGGCAATTAATTGTTTAACCGCTGCAAAAGCCTGTTGCTGTCGAGCCTGCCAATCGCCATTAACCACCTGTACGGGTTGTTGGTGGCGATCGAGCCATTGTGCACTGGCGTTGAAAAACGCCTGACGTTCAGCCAGCGAGGGTTGGCAGCGTTGACCGTCGGGTGTCCACTCCACGCCCTCGGGCGACAGCAGCAGGTGCAGGTCGTAATGGCGGCTTAGCAGTTCGGCTTCCAACCAGTCAGGGCAGTCGTCAAACAGGGTCTGGCTCCACAGCATGTTGCTGAGCAAATGGGTGTCCAGAATCAGCAGCTCGGGCTGTTGGCTCCGTGCCTGATCTTCCCAGTCAAGCTGACCACGGGCGATCGCCGGAATGTCTGCCAGGCAGG
This genomic stretch from Pseudomonas deceptionensis harbors:
- the cobN gene encoding cobaltochelatase subunit CobN; this translates as MHLLRTQPGGFVSDDNIADLGQTPAELVILCSGDSSLALLAEAAQQLPEDYPALRLANPMQVQNHGSVDLYVDQVLQHAKVILLSLHGGIGYWRYGIERLVQLAERGVTLILVPGDDRPDPELAALSTVPAEQGERLWHFLRQGGRHNALQLYRCLASEWLGRDYPWDEPQTLPRTAIYHPAHANAELKDWQADWVPGQPVAALLFYRSHLQAANTAFVDVFCQRLLAAGLNPLPIAVASLKEPGCMAVVEALLDEVQAGVILNTTGFAQSSPEAPHLRPFRRNIPVIQAICAQDNEPGWRASEQGLGPRDLAMHIALPELDGRIISRPISFKDLAWRSERSQSDVVCYRAQPERMDFVAQLARRWVELARVANPQKRVALILANYPTRDGRIGNGVGLDTPAAALNILRALQAQGYPVDCALPESGTALIQALLGGVSNDLDSLDLRPCMQSLVLDEYLAMFNALPEANRQAVTERWGEPHNDPMFRSGRLMIAGLRFGLTFVGIQPARGYQVDASAVYHDPDLVPPHGYLAFYFWLRHTYGAHAVVHVGKHGNLEWLPGKGVGLSEHCWPDAILGPMPNVYPFIVNDPGEGAQAKRRTQAVIIDHLMPPLTRAETYGPLRDLELLADEYYDAQLLDPRRARELQRSILKLVRDAHIDRELQLDENLDSDADAAIWLPRLDTYLCDLKESQIRDGLHIFGESPAGRLRIDTLLALLRIPRGDGRGAQSSVLRALSKAFELGFDPLDCALAEPWTARQPAELRAVSDERWRTAGDARERLELYAAQLIEQALEGRLQLPDTAQWAEVRAIFDALLDTVAPRLDACGPAEMQGLLDALGGRFVPAGPSGAPSRGRLDVLPTGRNFFSVDVRNLPTTTAWRIGFQSANLILERHLQDHGDHLRQLGLSVWGTATMRTGGDDIAQAMALMGVRPVWATGSQRVDDFEILPVSLLDRPRVDVTLRVSGFFRDAFANLIRLFDAAVQAVAALDEPDDLNPLAARVRSEREQLERDGLAPELAARQAGWRVFGAKPGAYGAGVQNAIDGRLWQSRDDLAEVYLNWGGYAYGGADEGTAARGQFARRLSQVQAVVQNQDNREHDLLDSNDYYQFQGGMLAAVESLSGQAAASYHGDHSQPDLPKIRSLKEELNRVIRSRAANPKWIDGVKRHGYKGAFEMAATLDNLFAFDATTHLIDDHQYALLADAYLLDPDTREFVQQHNPHALRDMTERLLEAQQRGLWGEPGEYREALENLLLDIEEE
- a CDS encoding ATP-binding protein; translation: MTDTPHFPLSAVVGAQALKLALCLTAIDPKIGGVLIEGPRGMAKSTLARGLADLLASGQFVTLPLGATEERLVGTLDLDAALGQGKAQFSPGVLAKADGGVLYVDEVNLLADHLVDVLLDVAASGTNVVERDGISHRHAARFVLIGTMNPEEGELRPQLLDRFGLNVAMSGQPPPAERGEIIRRRLDFDADPQGFCAHWAPQQDALRERCQQARELLHGIALDDQALTVITERCFAAAVDGMRADLVWLRAARAHAAWRGATAISLDDIDAVAEFALRHRRRESTGQAPTPEPPQSPPQSSSASPRSGQGQWGELPAQPQASGARREVPSWPKKP
- a CDS encoding vWA domain-containing protein; protein product: MKTLLGGRPRQRADLAFKTRQSSAQELWLVVVDASASTRRHQALSDAKGVLAQLFEDAYRQRARVAVMTASGHAPQWQVSGSKASKALDEWLQGLGAGGGTPLLEALREVARWLDGRRKQFPQEQQRFLLLTDGRLKEWPALPAIDCPGLLIDIERGPIRLGRSRQMALELNAEYLHIDGLNLV
- a CDS encoding sigma-54 dependent transcriptional regulator, with protein sequence MLTMSSARRLLVVEPCEDCHELLPGLRTLGWAVDSCSLATVVDRACDVGLFRLQPAHLERPEAVKDMISRSGTEWIAVLTPDVLKLRNVGDFVCEWFFDFHTLPFDVSRVQVTLGRAFGMARLRGRVVTHADRRVDELLGESTSMRNMRKILGKFAPTQSPILIRGESGTGKELVARTLHRQSLRSTMPFVAINCGAIPENLIQSELFGHEKGAFTGAHQRKIGRIEAAHGGTLFLDEIGDLPLELQANLLRFLQEKHIERVGGSQPIPVDVRVLAATHVDLEAAIVSGRFREDLYYRLNVLQVITDPLRERHGDLAMLANHFANYYSLETGRRPRTFSNDALIAMVNHAWPGNVRELANRVRRGLVLAEGRQIEAHDLGLESRPAFAGTMGTLEEYKDRAERQALSEVLDRHGDNLSLAAKVLGVSRPTFYRLLHKHHIR
- a CDS encoding transporter, which produces MHRTLTFRAVVCMSTLLPSALLYAAPDGDVELLKKELLELRQRYDQQQKALAVLEQRVRQVEDQPAAPAPRRLAKSPADMKGNQGVIAASGGAAGGAASAAGGSSYGQSLKDDSAPAQSVVNLYDEASGFFGGGKFSLETGITYSRYDTRQLILNGFLALDSIFLGNLNLDRIKADNWTLDLTGRYNLDNRWQFDVNVPVIYRESTYQSGGANGGDAQATSEQTVTRDPTIGDVNFGVAYKFLDESVNTPDAVFSVRVKAPTGKDPFGIKLVQSVDNTNVFTPEDLPTGNGVWSISPAVSVVKTFDPAVLFGTLSYTHNLEESFSDISSTNNLKQPGKVKLGDSFQIGAGVAFALNEKMSMSFSVSDLIQKKSKLKQDGGDWQTVTTSDANAGYFNVGMTVAATDNLTIVPNLSIGLTEDAPDFTFSLKFPYYF
- a CDS encoding C39 family peptidase, which translates into the protein MRIAALSLMLCLAGMSQAAQMPIAAMPGGNLVFKQVQSIRERRFTDIVEQKTDFSCGAAALATVLRQAYWLDVDEDQIIKGMLQNADQDLVRTQGFSMLDMKRYVESIGMRARGYRIPAQSLESVNIPVVVLLDIRGYKHFVVLQRTQKDWVYIGDPVLGHKRYSHEDFLKGWNGIVFAVIGPGYDKTNALLTPPAPLTAKNQLDSFSPVKDAELMDFGFIQSDFF
- a CDS encoding AAA family ATPase, with the protein product MKVLVLAGPESSGKSWLAAQLQQHFGAILVGEYVRYFIEQNPRDTCLADIPAIARGQLDWEDQARSQQPELLILDTHLLSNMLWSQTLFDDCPDWLEAELLSRHYDLHLLLSPEGVEWTPDGQRCQPSLAERQAFFNASAQWLDRHQQPVQVVNGDWQARQQQAFAAVKQLIAPARNL